The proteins below are encoded in one region of Campylobacter rectus:
- the pckA gene encoding phosphoenolpyruvate carboxykinase (ATP), with product MVNEIEKLGLKDIKKINHNLSYDELFELEKAMNEGRVSSNGTFMVDTGIFTGRSPKDKYFVKQDPSQKYIAWGKVNQPISKELFDKLLAKAKAQLSGKEIFIQDAFCGASEKSKKSVRFVTEVAWQAHFVKNMFIRPSEAELAKFSPDFVVYNACKCKNEECKEQGLNSDVFVIFNVEENVAVIGGTWYGGEMKKGIFSMMNYWLPLEGKLSMHCSANVGKEGDTALFFGLSGTGKTTLSTDPNRKLIGDDEHGWDDEGIFNFEGGCYAKCINLDPSSEPEIYAAIKRDALLENVVADEAGVVDYKDGSKTENTRVSYPIYHIDNYEPSSAGGHPKNIIFLTADAFGVLPPVAKLTKEQAMYYFLSGYTAKVAGTERGITEPVATFSACFGEPFMPLHPTVYAKLLGEKIDKHNVSVYLVNTGWSGGAYGVGKRMSIKATRACINAILDGSIKKCEFENFEKFNLAIPKELAGVETKLLNPINTWENKDEYVATRDKLASMFEANFKRYEDVKEGVEYAKAGPKA from the coding sequence ATGGTAAATGAAATAGAAAAATTAGGTCTTAAAGACATCAAAAAAATCAACCACAACCTAAGCTACGACGAGCTTTTCGAGCTTGAAAAAGCGATGAATGAAGGACGCGTATCAAGCAACGGCACTTTTATGGTCGATACCGGCATCTTTACGGGTCGCAGCCCAAAGGATAAGTACTTCGTAAAGCAAGACCCAAGCCAAAAATACATCGCTTGGGGCAAGGTAAATCAGCCTATCTCAAAAGAGCTTTTCGATAAGCTTTTAGCTAAAGCCAAAGCCCAGCTAAGCGGCAAGGAAATCTTTATCCAAGACGCATTTTGCGGCGCGAGCGAAAAGAGCAAAAAATCAGTTCGCTTCGTGACCGAAGTCGCGTGGCAGGCGCATTTTGTAAAAAATATGTTCATCCGCCCAAGCGAGGCGGAGCTAGCTAAATTTAGCCCCGATTTCGTCGTCTATAACGCGTGCAAATGCAAAAACGAAGAGTGCAAAGAGCAGGGGCTAAACTCCGATGTTTTCGTTATCTTTAACGTCGAGGAAAACGTCGCCGTTATCGGCGGCACCTGGTACGGCGGCGAGATGAAAAAAGGCATTTTTTCTATGATGAACTACTGGCTGCCGCTCGAGGGCAAGCTAAGTATGCACTGCTCGGCAAACGTGGGCAAAGAAGGTGACACGGCGCTATTTTTCGGCCTAAGCGGTACGGGCAAAACGACGCTCTCGACCGATCCAAATCGCAAGCTAATCGGCGACGATGAGCACGGCTGGGACGATGAGGGTATATTTAACTTTGAGGGCGGCTGCTACGCGAAGTGCATAAATTTAGACCCGAGCAGCGAGCCTGAAATTTACGCTGCGATCAAACGCGACGCGCTGCTTGAAAACGTGGTCGCGGACGAGGCGGGCGTCGTGGACTACAAAGACGGTAGCAAGACCGAAAACACCCGCGTCAGCTACCCGATCTATCATATTGATAACTACGAGCCAAGCTCCGCGGGCGGTCATCCGAAAAACATCATCTTCCTAACTGCCGACGCATTCGGCGTTTTGCCGCCGGTCGCAAAACTAACCAAAGAGCAGGCGATGTATTATTTCCTAAGCGGCTATACGGCAAAAGTCGCGGGCACCGAGCGCGGTATCACCGAGCCCGTGGCGACATTTAGCGCGTGCTTTGGCGAGCCGTTTATGCCGCTACATCCGACCGTCTACGCTAAGCTGCTGGGCGAAAAGATCGACAAACATAACGTTAGCGTCTATCTGGTAAATACAGGCTGGAGCGGCGGCGCATACGGCGTGGGCAAGCGAATGAGTATAAAAGCCACTCGCGCGTGCATAAATGCGATCCTGGACGGCAGCATCAAAAAGTGCGAATTTGAAAATTTCGAGAAATTTAACCTAGCGATCCCAAAAGAGCTCGCAGGCGTCGAGACAAAGCTGCTAAATCCTATCAACACATGGGAAAACAAGGACGAATACGTCGCGACTCGCGATAAACTAGCGAGCATGTTTGAGGCGAATTTCAAACGCTACGAGGACGTAAAAGAGGGCGTGGAATACGCAAAAGCCGGCCCTAAGGCTTAA
- a CDS encoding CAP domain-containing protein, which produces MKIYSVKRGLKFSLLACAFFFSGCDIFGGQGKDSALKSAKQPEFSFVPDSDAVAYLNEYRRGSGLSGLKPNQILSQAAKNHADYSAQNEYMGHDETAGRAKFSGATPADRALAVGYKSTLVLENIAYKSDFKEAVDGLFSAIYHRFAFLNLSVDEVGYALASKDKFNAFVFEMGNSRLNAFCAMGASDTGAGRFYTNVCADKNLKIKDAKFDNFTGAMKPYVKFPDATAVTPYFSGEIPDPFPECKITANPVSIEFNANAGEVKFKDFEIFKDGRKIQNLHIITSANDINSKFSSKQFAAFPREVFDFGAQYEAVFSYEQAGARNQSVQNAGSQVKQIKWSFKTKTPQNPYFDARDGDVLGVDADKTYEIFFRPKDCNDLMTRYSYKASGFMTPTVAQSGTNTLSVKLKGMAGDTLSIVAGGMSVKVRLKTSSPEAVRERRAFYVKAGLMIAGVIVVFALIGRKMRR; this is translated from the coding sequence TTGAAAATTTACTCTGTAAAACGCGGGCTTAAATTTAGCCTTTTAGCCTGCGCCTTTTTTTTCTCGGGTTGCGATATCTTTGGCGGGCAGGGTAAAGACTCCGCGCTAAAGTCCGCCAAGCAGCCCGAGTTTTCTTTCGTTCCCGACTCAGACGCGGTCGCGTATCTAAACGAGTACCGCCGAGGCTCCGGACTCTCTGGTCTAAAACCAAATCAAATTTTAAGCCAAGCCGCCAAAAATCACGCCGACTATAGCGCCCAAAACGAATACATGGGGCACGACGAGACGGCCGGACGGGCGAAATTTAGCGGCGCGACTCCGGCCGACAGAGCTCTAGCCGTGGGCTACAAATCAACTCTAGTGCTTGAAAACATCGCTTATAAAAGCGACTTTAAAGAGGCGGTGGACGGGCTGTTTTCGGCGATCTATCACCGATTTGCGTTTTTAAATTTGAGCGTCGATGAGGTCGGCTACGCGCTCGCGTCCAAGGATAAATTTAACGCCTTCGTCTTTGAAATGGGTAACTCTAGGCTTAACGCCTTTTGCGCTATGGGTGCGAGCGATACGGGCGCGGGGCGGTTTTATACAAATGTCTGCGCCGATAAAAATCTAAAAATCAAAGACGCCAAATTTGACAACTTCACGGGCGCGATGAAGCCCTACGTCAAATTTCCGGACGCCACCGCGGTGACGCCCTATTTTAGCGGCGAGATTCCAGATCCCTTCCCTGAGTGCAAGATCACGGCAAATCCCGTCAGTATCGAGTTTAACGCAAACGCGGGCGAGGTAAAATTTAAAGATTTCGAGATATTTAAAGACGGGCGAAAGATCCAAAATTTGCACATCATCACGAGCGCCAACGACATAAACTCCAAATTTTCGTCCAAACAGTTTGCGGCTTTTCCGCGAGAGGTTTTTGACTTTGGCGCGCAGTATGAGGCGGTTTTTAGCTATGAGCAAGCAGGCGCGCGAAATCAAAGCGTGCAAAATGCGGGCTCGCAGGTAAAGCAGATAAAATGGAGCTTTAAAACCAAAACTCCTCAAAATCCGTATTTCGACGCGCGCGACGGCGACGTGCTGGGCGTGGATGCGGACAAGACCTACGAGATATTTTTCCGCCCCAAAGACTGCAACGACCTCATGACGCGCTACTCATATAAGGCTTCGGGCTTTATGACGCCTACGGTCGCGCAAAGCGGCACAAACACGCTAAGCGTAAAGCTAAAAGGCATGGCGGGCGATACGCTAAGCATAGTCGCGGGCGGCATGAGCGTCAAGGTGCGGCTCAAAACCAGCTCGCCAGAAGCCGTGCGCGAGAGGAGGGCGTTTTACGTCAAGGCTGGGCTGATGATCGCCGGCGTGATCGTAGTTTTTGCGCTAATTGGCAGAAAGATGAGGCGGTAA
- a CDS encoding Type 1 glutamine amidotransferase-like domain-containing protein, with the protein MIEMFLCSYFAGAATLFEDFAEQNIRAKEVLFIPTAANVEEYRDYVDEAKEAFVKMGFEVQILDVSKASEDEAKAKIGAAQVLYVSGELVCVGESAGAMIAVPSVEYASAMDDAGDYGAGAQTGLDLVKFYPVSHYGEEPFVQSTAEILKAYDGKLNLAPINNAEAIAVHGDKFKILGR; encoded by the coding sequence ATGATAGAGATGTTTTTGTGTTCGTATTTTGCGGGCGCGGCGACGCTTTTTGAGGATTTTGCCGAGCAAAATATCCGCGCTAAGGAGGTGCTTTTCATCCCGACCGCCGCAAACGTAGAGGAGTACCGAGACTACGTGGACGAGGCGAAAGAGGCGTTTGTCAAAATGGGCTTTGAGGTTCAAATTTTAGACGTTTCCAAAGCGAGCGAGGACGAAGCGAAGGCAAAGATCGGCGCGGCGCAGGTGCTTTACGTAAGCGGCGAGCTCGTGTGCGTGGGCGAGTCGGCGGGTGCGATGATCGCCGTACCCAGCGTGGAGTATGCGAGCGCGATGGACGATGCGGGCGACTACGGGGCTGGGGCGCAAACAGGGCTTGATCTGGTGAAATTTTACCCCGTATCGCACTACGGCGAGGAGCCCTTCGTGCAAAGCACAGCCGAAATTTTAAAAGCTTACGACGGTAAGCTAAATTTGGCGCCGATAAATAACGCCGAGGCGATCGCGGTGCACGGCGATAAATTTAAAATTTTGGGGCGGTAA
- a CDS encoding tyrosine-type recombinase/integrase has translation MKNLEKNKNIYVQHGRFYIDCQRDGVRIRRATGLKKSPLAFDFVRKNYDLFLGSKSDIAEAKRRYRELEDLQTDRLLRKGEKDAGATKNSSEFSFDSVIDRLLAEKSFLKDKTRRLYVIMSHTITEFLSSNGIFYLADFERHHSVEFVKFCKDKGLKDSSISGYCSFFKMVFRYAVNNDIISKNPFFIPRFKQHLDELEDEKFPPFSLDEILELIKNADDELRLFLVVAFFTGARTGEILALTFGDLDFENRQIRINKTLSDVGIVDSPKTKSSNRTIDMLQIVYNELIKLDSSDKGQRIFRLSRSMMRLKFNDLQAKLGYNTRRLYDTRHSFASVMLSRGEEPMWVGCKMMGHKDLNETYRSYAKYLPKEVKQRAVFLNDVVI, from the coding sequence ATGAAAAATTTAGAAAAAAATAAAAATATCTATGTGCAGCACGGACGTTTTTATATCGATTGCCAAAGGGACGGCGTTAGAATTCGCCGTGCTACGGGTCTTAAAAAATCGCCTCTGGCGTTTGATTTCGTTCGTAAAAATTATGATTTATTTCTCGGCTCTAAATCCGATATCGCGGAGGCTAAACGCCGGTATCGCGAGCTCGAGGACTTGCAGACCGACAGGCTCCTTAGAAAAGGGGAGAAAGACGCCGGCGCTACTAAAAATTCTAGCGAGTTTAGCTTTGATAGCGTGATCGATCGCCTCCTTGCCGAGAAGTCCTTTTTAAAGGATAAAACTAGGCGACTTTACGTGATTATGAGCCATACGATCACAGAATTTTTAAGCTCTAATGGTATTTTTTACCTAGCCGACTTTGAGAGGCATCACAGCGTAGAATTCGTTAAATTTTGCAAGGATAAAGGATTAAAAGATAGCTCCATTAGCGGCTACTGCTCCTTTTTTAAGATGGTTTTTCGATATGCCGTAAATAATGACATAATCTCCAAAAATCCGTTTTTTATTCCTAGATTTAAGCAGCATCTCGATGAATTAGAGGATGAAAAATTTCCACCGTTTAGCCTTGATGAAATTTTAGAACTCATTAAAAATGCCGACGACGAGCTGCGGCTGTTTTTGGTCGTGGCGTTCTTTACCGGTGCTAGAACCGGTGAAATTTTAGCTCTTACTTTCGGCGATCTCGACTTTGAAAATAGGCAAATCCGGATAAATAAAACGCTTTCGGACGTCGGCATCGTGGATTCGCCCAAAACTAAATCTAGCAACCGCACGATCGATATGCTGCAAATCGTCTATAATGAGCTTATAAAGCTTGATAGCAGCGACAAAGGTCAGCGGATTTTTAGGCTTTCTCGGTCTATGATGCGACTTAAATTTAATGATTTGCAAGCAAAACTTGGCTATAATACTCGTAGGCTTTACGATACTAGACATTCATTTGCTTCCGTCATGCTAAGTCGCGGCGAGGAGCCTATGTGGGTGGGTTGCAAAATGATGGGTCATAAGGATTTGAACGAGACTTATCGTTCCTATGCGAAGTATCTGCCAAAAGAAGTTAAACAAAGGGCAGTTTTTTTAAATGACGTCGTCATTTAA
- a CDS encoding type IV secretion system protein gives MKKTLISIGAATALFFSSANAGGVPVIDVAAIAQAVVGYTQTLKDYAEQIRQYEQMVKDTLNFEKQMAELGVDMNSIYDILGDAQSMISQMQSIYDNVKNIPNDVMGDIARVQNACSFLENNSQFFGMTLGKTKSSIKSKVNRCTYALRDGANLSKSIDELTEQMNKAVDPIQRANYQAQINNIKNAEKFLQERDNIEKTNALLAFEDTFHSDDKTNPYSKAKMNDDLKQLSKQLSKSNNQKQAQALTNSILLKILENLQHQYELNINYTSTMATGKQLSESGSNKNLTEESFNQSVVEYKRNDAIFEPETKQLPKDELGLPKFVYFK, from the coding sequence ATGAAGAAAACATTAATATCTATCGGTGCGGCAACGGCGCTATTTTTTAGCAGCGCAAACGCAGGAGGCGTTCCGGTCATAGACGTGGCCGCGATAGCGCAAGCGGTGGTGGGTTACACCCAAACCCTAAAAGACTATGCCGAGCAAATCAGACAGTACGAGCAAATGGTCAAAGATACGCTAAATTTTGAAAAGCAAATGGCCGAGCTTGGCGTAGATATGAATAGTATCTACGATATACTAGGCGACGCGCAAAGTATGATCAGCCAAATGCAAAGCATCTACGACAACGTCAAAAATATCCCCAATGACGTAATGGGCGATATAGCAAGAGTACAAAATGCATGCTCGTTTTTGGAGAACAATAGCCAATTTTTCGGAATGACACTAGGAAAAACCAAAAGTTCAATCAAGAGCAAGGTCAATCGCTGCACCTACGCATTGCGAGACGGCGCAAATTTAAGCAAAAGCATAGACGAGCTGACCGAGCAGATGAATAAAGCCGTCGATCCTATCCAAAGAGCGAACTATCAAGCGCAAATCAACAACATAAAAAACGCCGAGAAATTTCTGCAAGAAAGGGATAATATCGAGAAAACAAACGCCCTGTTAGCCTTTGAAGATACGTTTCATAGCGACGATAAGACCAATCCTTACTCAAAAGCGAAAATGAACGACGATTTAAAGCAGCTTTCAAAGCAGCTAAGCAAGTCAAACAACCAAAAGCAAGCTCAAGCCCTCACGAACTCGATACTGCTTAAAATTTTAGAAAATTTACAGCACCAATACGAGCTGAATATCAACTACACCAGCACGATGGCGACCGGCAAGCAATTAAGCGAGAGTGGCAGCAATAAAAATTTAACCGAAGAGAGCTTTAATCAGTCGGTCGTAGAATACAAGCGCAACGACGCCATATTTGAGCCCGAAACCAAGCAGCTTCCGAAAGACGAGCTGGGATTACCTAAATTCGTATATTTCAAATAA
- a CDS encoding TrbM/KikA/MpfK family conjugal transfer protein codes for MKKLVFSLIVGAIFAASGATAKETSAKDTATKASAPKEFGDVFTGDKKLACEAVLCLASATRPPECAPSLKKYYSITAKKAHKQAQKRKAFLDLCPR; via the coding sequence ATGAAAAAACTAGTTTTTAGTTTGATCGTAGGCGCAATTTTTGCAGCAAGCGGCGCGACCGCAAAAGAGACGAGTGCAAAGGATACGGCGACGAAGGCGTCCGCTCCAAAAGAGTTCGGCGACGTGTTTACCGGCGATAAGAAGCTGGCATGCGAAGCGGTGCTATGCCTCGCGAGCGCTACGCGTCCGCCGGAATGCGCCCCAAGCCTTAAAAAGTACTATTCGATTACGGCTAAAAAGGCGCACAAGCAGGCTCAAAAAAGAAAAGCATTTTTGGATCTGTGTCCAAGATGA